The following proteins are encoded in a genomic region of Rhizobium sp. CCGE531:
- a CDS encoding anthranilate synthase has translation MVTILRDDGAEIYETKGGITVTRQRRSTPYADAVSSYIDKLDERRGAVFSSNYEYPGRYTRWDTAVVDPPLGLSCNGRDVWIEAYNERGEVILGFITEKLKTVSELMLGAFTDRRLELTVKTPDRVFTEEERSKMPTVFTVLRAVTDLFYSQADASIGFYGAFGYDLAFQFDAIDLKLKRPDDQRDMVLYLPDEILVVDNYSAKAWIDRYDFAKGGISTEGKSGEIASEPFRHTDAIPPKSDHRPGEYAELVVKAKESFRKGDLFEVVPGQKFMERCESKPSDISKRLKAINPSPYSFFINLGNQEYLVGASPEMFVRVSGRRIETCPISGTIKRGDDPIADSEQILKLLNSKKDESELTMCSDVDRNDKSRVCEPGSVKVIGRRQIEMYSRLIHTVDHIEGRLRDDMDAFDGFLSHAWAVTVTGAPKLWAMRFIESHEKSPRAWYGGAIGMVGFNGDMNTGLTLRTVRIKDGIAEVRAGATLLNDSIPEEEEAETELKASAMLSAIRDAKTGNSGKQQRDVASVGKGVKILLVDHEDSFVHTLANYFRQTGATVSTVRTPVPEEVFDRLDPDLVVLSPGPGNPKDFDCKATIKKARARNLPIFGVCLGLQALAEAYGGELRHLAIPMHGKPSRIRVLEPGLVFSGLGREVTVGRYHSIFADPSSLPRDFTITAESEDGTIMGIEHVKEPIAAVQFHPESIMTLGGDAGMRMIENVVAHLARR, from the coding sequence ATGGTAACGATCCTTCGGGATGATGGTGCGGAAATCTATGAGACGAAGGGCGGCATCACCGTCACCCGGCAGCGTCGGTCGACGCCCTATGCGGATGCGGTTTCGTCCTATATCGACAAGCTCGACGAGCGCCGCGGCGCCGTCTTCTCCTCCAATTACGAATATCCCGGCCGCTATACGCGTTGGGACACCGCTGTCGTCGATCCGCCGCTCGGCCTGTCCTGCAACGGGCGCGATGTCTGGATCGAAGCCTATAACGAGCGTGGCGAAGTCATTCTTGGCTTCATCACGGAGAAGCTGAAGACGGTTTCCGAACTGATGCTCGGCGCTTTCACGGACCGCCGGCTCGAGCTCACTGTAAAGACGCCGGATCGCGTCTTTACCGAGGAGGAGCGCTCGAAGATGCCGACGGTCTTCACGGTGCTGCGCGCCGTGACCGATCTATTCTATTCGCAGGCCGATGCCAGCATCGGCTTCTATGGCGCTTTCGGCTACGATCTGGCGTTCCAGTTCGACGCGATCGATCTGAAGCTCAAGCGCCCGGACGACCAGCGTGACATGGTGCTTTACCTGCCGGACGAAATCCTGGTGGTGGATAACTATTCCGCCAAGGCCTGGATCGATCGTTACGATTTCGCCAAGGGCGGCATCTCCACCGAAGGCAAGTCCGGCGAAATAGCATCCGAGCCGTTCCGCCACACCGACGCCATTCCGCCGAAGAGCGATCATCGCCCTGGCGAATATGCCGAACTGGTGGTCAAGGCGAAGGAGAGCTTCCGCAAGGGTGATCTCTTCGAAGTCGTGCCCGGTCAGAAGTTCATGGAGCGCTGCGAGAGCAAGCCGTCCGATATTTCCAAGCGGCTGAAGGCGATCAACCCTTCGCCCTATTCCTTCTTCATCAATCTCGGCAATCAGGAATATCTCGTCGGCGCATCGCCCGAAATGTTCGTGCGCGTTTCCGGCCGCCGCATCGAGACCTGCCCGATCTCGGGCACGATCAAGCGCGGCGACGATCCGATCGCCGACAGCGAGCAGATCCTGAAGCTCCTGAATTCCAAGAAGGACGAGTCCGAGCTGACCATGTGCTCCGATGTCGACCGCAACGACAAGAGCCGCGTCTGCGAGCCGGGTTCGGTCAAGGTCATCGGTCGCCGGCAGATCGAGATGTATTCGCGCCTTATCCACACGGTCGACCATATCGAGGGACGCCTGCGCGACGACATGGATGCTTTCGACGGCTTCCTCAGCCACGCCTGGGCCGTCACCGTCACCGGCGCGCCGAAGCTTTGGGCGATGCGCTTCATCGAGAGCCACGAGAAGAGCCCGCGCGCCTGGTATGGCGGCGCGATCGGCATGGTCGGCTTCAATGGCGATATGAACACCGGTCTGACGCTGCGCACCGTTCGCATCAAGGACGGCATTGCCGAGGTGCGCGCCGGCGCGACGCTGCTCAACGACTCGATCCCCGAGGAAGAAGAAGCCGAAACCGAACTGAAGGCCTCCGCCATGCTTTCCGCCATCCGTGATGCCAAGACCGGCAATTCCGGCAAACAGCAACGTGACGTCGCCTCCGTCGGCAAGGGGGTGAAGATCCTGCTCGTCGACCACGAGGACAGCTTCGTCCATACGCTCGCCAATTATTTCCGCCAGACGGGCGCGACGGTTTCGACCGTGCGCACGCCGGTGCCGGAAGAGGTCTTCGACCGGCTGGACCCGGATCTGGTCGTGCTGTCGCCGGGTCCCGGCAATCCGAAGGACTTCGATTGCAAGGCGACCATCAAGAAGGCGCGGGCGCGCAACCTGCCGATCTTCGGCGTCTGCCTGGGCCTGCAGGCGCTTGCCGAAGCCTATGGCGGCGAGTTGCGCCATCTGGCGATCCCGATGCACGGCAAGCCCTCGCGCATCCGCGTGCTGGAGCCAGGCCTGGTCTTCTCCGGTCTCGGCCGCGAAGTGACGGTCGGCCGCTATCACTCGATCTTTGCCGATCCGTCGAGCCTGCCGCGTGATTTCACGATCACGGCCGAAAGCGAGGACGGCACGATCATGGGCATCGAGCATGTGAAGGAGCCGATCGCGGCCGTGCAGTTCCACCCGGAATCGATCATGACGCTCGGCGGCGATGCCGGCATGCGGATGATCGAGAATGTGGTGGCGCATCTGGCGCGGCGGTGA
- a CDS encoding ABC-F family ATP-binding cassette domain-containing protein — MTLINLRNLGVTMSAPLFSNLNFTVDAGDRVGIVAANGRGKTTLLNCIAGRQEPTTGDITRARGLRVGYVEQNVPASLLDVSFCDAVLCALPKEQIASESWRVDVTLDSLDVPAAMRERTLAQLSGGWQRLAMLARVWVTEPDMLLLDEPTNHLDLAKIALLEDWLNALPRDVPVIIASHDRAFLDAVCNRTLFLRQDQPQTYALPYSRARAALDEVDASDERRYQKEMKTAQQLRKQAAKLNNLGVNSGSDLLTVKTKQLKARAERLEDSARPGYRERSSGSIKLANRGIQAKVLLTLEDAAVTTPDGTLLFKTGQQWICQGDRIVLLGQNGAGKTRFVEMIRRAIADPSVGGAIKPTPSLVLGYSDQALSNLGQKDTPLGMITRLFELGEQRARTLLVGVGIGIDMHGREIGRLSGGQKARLAMLALRLTNPNFYLLDEPTNHLDIDGQEALEGELTASEASCLLVSHDRSFVRSVGNRFWLIDRKRLVEVDGPEDFFEAAGMG; from the coding sequence ATGACTCTGATCAATCTCCGTAACCTGGGCGTCACCATGAGTGCGCCGCTGTTTTCCAACCTCAACTTCACCGTGGATGCCGGCGATCGCGTCGGCATCGTCGCCGCGAACGGACGCGGAAAGACCACATTGCTCAACTGCATCGCGGGCAGGCAGGAGCCGACCACGGGCGATATTACCCGCGCCCGCGGCCTCCGCGTCGGCTATGTCGAACAGAATGTGCCGGCAAGTCTGCTGGATGTTTCCTTCTGCGATGCCGTCCTGTGTGCTTTGCCGAAAGAGCAGATCGCGAGCGAGAGCTGGCGCGTCGATGTCACTCTCGATTCGCTCGATGTACCCGCGGCGATGCGGGAGAGGACGCTGGCTCAGCTCAGCGGCGGCTGGCAGCGGCTTGCCATGCTTGCCCGCGTCTGGGTGACCGAGCCCGACATGCTGCTGCTCGACGAGCCGACCAACCATCTCGATCTTGCCAAGATCGCGCTGCTGGAGGACTGGTTGAACGCCTTGCCGCGTGACGTGCCTGTCATCATCGCCAGCCACGACCGTGCCTTCCTCGATGCCGTCTGCAACCGGACCCTCTTCCTGCGTCAGGACCAGCCGCAGACCTACGCCCTGCCGTATAGCCGGGCGCGGGCGGCGCTGGACGAGGTCGATGCCTCCGATGAGCGTCGTTACCAGAAGGAAATGAAGACGGCGCAGCAGCTGCGCAAGCAGGCCGCCAAGCTCAACAATCTCGGCGTCAACTCGGGCAGCGATCTGCTGACGGTCAAGACGAAGCAGTTGAAGGCGAGGGCCGAGAGGCTGGAGGACAGCGCGAGACCGGGCTACCGCGAACGCTCCTCCGGCTCGATCAAGCTCGCTAATCGCGGCATCCAGGCCAAGGTGCTTCTGACGCTGGAAGATGCTGCCGTGACGACGCCTGACGGCACGCTTCTCTTCAAGACGGGCCAGCAGTGGATTTGCCAGGGCGATCGCATCGTGCTGCTCGGGCAGAATGGCGCGGGCAAGACGCGGTTCGTCGAGATGATCCGCAGGGCGATTGCTGATCCGTCTGTCGGCGGCGCAATCAAGCCGACGCCGTCTCTGGTGCTCGGCTACAGCGATCAGGCACTCTCCAATCTCGGTCAGAAGGACACGCCGCTCGGCATGATCACGCGTCTGTTCGAGCTCGGTGAGCAGCGCGCCCGTACTCTGCTGGTCGGTGTCGGTATCGGCATCGACATGCATGGACGGGAGATCGGCCGCCTGTCCGGCGGGCAGAAGGCGCGGCTTGCCATGCTGGCGTTGCGGCTCACCAATCCCAACTTCTACCTCCTGGACGAGCCGACCAACCATCTGGATATCGATGGCCAGGAGGCACTGGAGGGCGAGCTGACGGCAAGTGAGGCAAGCTGCCTTCTCGTTTCGCACGATCGCAGCTTCGTGCGATCGGTCGGCAATCGCTTCTGGCTGATCGACCGGAAACGGCTGGTCGAGGTTGATGGGCCGGAAGACTTCTTCGAAGCGGCGGGAATGGGGTGA
- a CDS encoding TonB-dependent hemoglobin/transferrin/lactoferrin family receptor: MVVRRSRSVLLACTTFLALGLATTSFAQTAAQNEDAAGEAAKGDRVTNLKPIVVKGKGKANKDALADSPTASETTAKDIDDNQITRIEDLGRSTEVGVGFNRTTGGVNIRGLGDDRVLTTVDGIQIPFLLDASRDSDGGINSFDFNALSSVDVVRGADSSRAGSGALGGAFVLRTLEPEDLITPGSTWGGVFKFGYNGDDRSVGGAAAVAKRIDNTAVLFQGGYTHGHELENNGDVGGYSTKRTEANPADYNQRSGLFKIRQYTDVGTFGITAEHYNKDKDTDLMTLQSPTGNFRPGNYNGTDNIERNRVSLDYKYEADSADSLLDTANAVFYWQNLVRETGTVGYRYTSVIGDYSRLNEMEDRSIGFSGNASKSFDTGSLHHEVTFGLDVAFDKVHQYSAGRDSCSNPRWRATCAFLHTNQSDMPDIDGKRVGAFIDDKIELGSSNFYLTPGLRFDWYDYSPKNTAAYRDSANYNGLPPGQSDSRFSPKLRASYQPQDNVELYAQWAMAFRAPNVSELYVNYGVPGGYVNIGNPDLKPETSNGIEIGTNLGDDDFGGHVGAFYNKYKNFIDTLNYRDPTGTYPLGITEYFNRANVRMFGIEVNAHKKFDNGIHVKGALAYVNGKDSDTGQWINSVAPAKAAFTVGYATEVWGTDLTFITAAREAKKTGDTLQTPAYGIFDLTAWWEPEQVKGLSIRGGVYNIFNKTYYDALNAPSYSGTLTQPASYYSEPGRTFKLTLTQRF; this comes from the coding sequence ATGGTTGTCCGGCGCTCACGCTCGGTTCTTTTGGCATGCACAACGTTTCTCGCTCTCGGGCTGGCAACGACTTCTTTTGCGCAAACAGCCGCTCAAAATGAAGACGCGGCGGGCGAGGCCGCCAAGGGCGACCGCGTTACCAATCTGAAACCGATCGTGGTGAAGGGGAAGGGCAAGGCCAACAAGGATGCGCTTGCCGACTCCCCGACCGCCAGCGAGACGACGGCCAAGGACATCGACGACAACCAGATTACGCGTATCGAGGACTTGGGCCGCAGCACGGAAGTCGGCGTTGGCTTCAATCGCACTACCGGCGGCGTCAATATTCGCGGCCTCGGTGATGACCGCGTGCTGACGACGGTCGACGGCATCCAGATTCCTTTTCTTCTCGATGCGTCTCGCGACTCCGATGGTGGTATTAACAGCTTCGATTTCAACGCGCTTTCCAGCGTCGACGTCGTGCGCGGTGCCGATTCGAGCCGTGCCGGTTCGGGGGCTCTCGGCGGCGCCTTCGTGCTGCGCACGCTGGAGCCGGAAGATCTGATCACGCCCGGCTCCACCTGGGGCGGCGTCTTCAAGTTCGGTTACAATGGCGACGACCGCAGCGTCGGCGGCGCAGCAGCCGTTGCCAAGCGTATCGACAATACGGCCGTTCTCTTTCAGGGTGGCTACACGCATGGCCACGAGCTTGAGAACAATGGCGATGTCGGCGGCTATTCGACCAAGCGTACCGAAGCGAATCCGGCCGATTACAATCAGAGAAGCGGCCTGTTCAAGATCCGCCAATATACCGATGTCGGCACCTTCGGCATTACGGCCGAGCACTACAACAAGGACAAAGACACCGATCTGATGACCCTGCAGAGCCCGACCGGAAACTTCCGTCCCGGCAACTACAATGGGACAGACAATATCGAGCGCAATCGTGTGTCGCTCGATTACAAGTATGAAGCCGATAGCGCCGATTCGTTGCTTGATACTGCCAATGCCGTTTTCTACTGGCAGAATCTCGTGCGTGAAACCGGTACTGTAGGTTACCGGTACACTTCCGTTATCGGCGACTATTCTCGCCTCAATGAAATGGAAGACCGCAGTATCGGCTTTAGCGGCAACGCATCGAAGTCTTTCGACACCGGCAGCCTGCATCACGAGGTCACTTTCGGTCTCGATGTCGCGTTCGACAAGGTTCATCAGTATTCGGCCGGTAGGGATAGCTGCAGCAATCCGCGTTGGCGCGCTACTTGTGCATTCCTGCATACCAACCAGTCCGACATGCCCGATATCGACGGCAAGCGCGTCGGCGCCTTCATCGACGACAAGATCGAGTTGGGCTCCAGCAACTTCTATCTGACGCCGGGCTTGCGCTTCGATTGGTATGATTACTCGCCGAAGAACACGGCTGCCTATCGTGACAGCGCCAACTACAATGGCCTGCCCCCGGGGCAATCCGACAGCCGCTTCTCGCCGAAGCTGCGTGCATCCTATCAGCCGCAGGACAATGTCGAGCTCTATGCGCAGTGGGCGATGGCCTTCCGCGCGCCTAACGTCAGCGAGCTCTACGTGAACTACGGCGTGCCCGGTGGCTACGTCAACATCGGCAATCCCGACCTGAAGCCGGAGACCAGCAACGGCATCGAGATCGGCACCAATCTCGGCGATGACGATTTCGGCGGCCATGTCGGTGCGTTCTATAACAAGTACAAGAACTTCATCGACACATTGAACTATCGCGATCCGACCGGCACCTATCCGCTTGGGATTACCGAATACTTCAACCGCGCCAACGTCCGAATGTTCGGCATCGAGGTCAATGCGCACAAGAAGTTCGACAACGGCATCCACGTCAAGGGCGCGCTTGCCTATGTCAACGGCAAGGATTCCGACACCGGTCAATGGATCAATTCTGTCGCTCCGGCCAAGGCAGCCTTCACCGTTGGCTATGCGACCGAAGTCTGGGGAACGGACCTGACCTTCATCACTGCGGCTCGCGAGGCGAAGAAGACGGGCGATACCCTGCAGACCCCTGCCTACGGTATATTCGACCTCACAGCCTGGTGGGAGCCGGAGCAGGTGAAGGGCCTCAGCATTCGCGGCGGCGTCTACAACATCTTCAACAAGACCTATTACGACGCTCTCAACGCGCCGTCCTACAGCGGCACGCTAACCCAGCCTGCTTCCTATTATTCCGAGCCCGGCCGGACCTTCAAGCTAACACTGACGCAGCGGTTCTAA